GTCGGGGCGGACGGGGCGCAGCGCGCGCACCTGCTCCTCGTCGAGGACGGGGCGATCAACCGCGAGATCGCCCAGATGGTTCTGGAGGCGATGGGGTATCGCGTCTCCATCGCCTGCAACGGCCAGGAGGCCGTGGCCATGGTCCGGGCGCAGGCCTACGATCTCGTGCTGATGGACGTGGAGATGCCGGTCATGGACGGCCTCACGGCGACGCGCTCCATCCGCGGCCTCGACGGCGCGACCGGCGCGGTGCCGATCATCGCGATGACGGCCCATGTCCTGCCCGAGCAGGTCCGAGCGCTCCGGGCGGCCGGCGCCGACGACCACGTCGGCAAACCCTTCGATCGCGCCCATCTGCGCGCCGTCATCGAGCGCACCCTCGCGGGAGCGGGCCGCCGGTCACGACCGGCGGCATGACCGTCACGGCCGAGCCGCGATCCCCGGGGTAGGTGGCGGGCGGGCGCGTCGTCCGCGCGCGCGGCGCGCGGCCTCGGCCGTCCGCGTCACGCCCGAGCGCGCTGCGCCAGCGCTCGCCCGACCTCGAACAGCGCCAGATCCGACACCTGCCGCAGCCGCTGGTGGCCCATCGCGACGATCGCCGCGCGCGCCTGCAGGAGGTGATCGACCGCCAGGACCATCGGGTCGTCCGCCGGCAGATCGGCCGGCTCGGCCGGGAGGAAGGGGCCGCGGTGGCTGTCCGTCGTGTCGATGATGATGCCGCGGCCGCGCATCCGTCCCGCCGGATCGGGCGTGAGGCTGCCGCGGTCGAGAACCCATCGGACCTCGCCGCCACCCGTGAGGACGCGGTACTCGGCGGAGACGGGGCCGCCCGTCTCGCGCACCCGGGCGATGCGCGCGAAGACCCAGTCGCGATCGTCCGGATGGGTGCATCGCAGGGCGATCTCGATGGGCAGCGGTCGACCGGCCAGGGCCACATCCCCGGCGAGCAGCGCCGCCGTCCCTTCGTCGAGGACGGACTGTCCGGCCGACACGTCCGCGGTCCAAGCGCCGACATAGCCCGCCGCCCGCAGTGCAAGATCAGCCGCAGTCTGCAACAGCGTGGCCTCCCTCCGCGCAAATCGGTTCGCGCAAACCCAGTCTCCGGTACTGATATACCAAAATCAATGGCCGATACCGGTATCATACCGCCGGGGCCGGAGATTTGGCAACTTCTAGTATCAGTAATGGGCGGGAGCATACAACTCCCCGCCGAAAGTCGCGCGAACCAAGATCAACCCGATGCGTGGCAAGCAGTCCTCGGCCCCGCCGCAGCAGTCCGGGGCGGCTGTCACCGTATCGATCAACACCGTCACAGGACGAGGCCCGTCGCGGGGATCCCGCTGTGCTACGTCCGCGGGACAGGTGATCCCGTGCCTGCCGGCAGCGCGCGCTGCGGTTGAGGACGCGCCGGCGCGCGGCGACCGCGTCGCCCGAGGGGGACGAGCGGCTTCCGAGACAGGCCGGCGCGGCTGCCTTATCGGCCCCATGTCCGCGGCGGGCGGCTGTCCGCCCGTCCGCTCCCGGTCCCGTCCGGGCCCCGGTGGAGCGTCGGGGGAGGGGACCCTGCGGTGTCGCGGGCGCGGTGACGCCGATCGGATCGGCCTGTCCCGGCGGCGCGCCCGCGGGCCTCCTTGTGGCGGCGCCCGAAGTTCGACAAACCCGTCCGGACGATATCGAGGACGGGCGCCGATGATCATCCGCCATACCCGTAGCCTGCAGCGATCGGGGGACGCGGTCACGAGCCGCGACGGGCGGCTCGTCGCGCATTGTCCGACGGAGGCCGGCTGGTCCGCGCTCGGCCTGATCGATCTCGGCGGACGCGCCACGGTGGTCGCGCTCCTGGGTCCGAGCGACGCGCGCGCGTTCCGCTTCCTGAACCCGGACGGCGCGCCGCTGGCGTCCTGCGCGGCGGATTTCCTCGCCGCGCCACGGGACGGCGCGGGCCCGCTCGACTGGCAGGCCGAGGCGGTTCTCACCGACGACGACGGCGCGTCGGGCCCGCAGGCCATGATCGAGGATATCCATCTCCTGATCGAGGCCCTCGCGCGCGCGGCCGCCGCGAACCCGGACCAGGCTGTCCGGGTCGTGACGGGCGGAGGTTCCGATCCGCGCGCGCAGGCGATGCACGCGGCGCTGGCGCGGCTCAACGGCGCGCCGGCGGGGTCTCCGCCCCATCTGCCCGAACTGGTGACGAAGGAGATCGTCGCGCGCGGCGGGCAGGAGACGCGCCACCCGGACGGCGGCGACCTGCGCTTCTCGATCTACCTGCCCATGCCGGGCTTCCGGTTCGTCGGCTACTCGGTGGACCGGAACGAGACGCTGTGCACGCTGATCGGCAAGAACTCCCGCCTCGCGTCGGCCCTCTTGGACGTTCGAACCAACACGGCCTACGCCCGGCCGAACCTGGCGAGCGTCGGGTTCGACGCCGCGACCCTCGTGCAGGTCCGGTTGTGGCGGCAGTACCTCCTTCCGGCTCTGATCGACGGCGCGGCCCGGTCGACCCGGGTCGGGATCGTCTTCGAACACGCGCATATCAGTCACGCCATCTGGAACGAGCTGGCCGCGGTCGACGACGTGCTGTCGCTCGGCCGCTCGCCGGCGGTGTTCCTGTTCGCCAGCTGCAACGAGCCAATCTTTCCGGTCGACGCCGTCTTTCCGGAAGTCGCCGGACGTGTGTATCGCGGGATCGAAGGCCCGCTGCCCCTGTTGCAGGCTGCCGTCACGGGCGCGGCGACCTTCCTGCCGTTTCGCTCCTACCGCGTGAGCCAGCGATTGGCCGATCGCCTCGCGGCCCTGGCGCGGAGCGCCGAACCCGCGCTCGATGCCCGCCTGACCGACGCGGCGCGCCGGGCCACGATCGTCCTCATCGGCCTGCGGCTGGAGAATCGCCAGTGGGTCCGGCAGCTCGACGGGTATGTTGCCCTGATCCGCCGCCTCGGTCGGAGGCGGGGGGAGCGGTTTCTGGTCATCGTCGACGGGCACAACACGCTCGCGCGCGCGACGGGCGGCTTCGTCGAGAGCTACTGCGAGAGCCTCGTCCCGGTGACGGGGACCGTGCCCTCCATCGTCCAGATGGAGATCGACTTGATCGAGGCGCTCCGCCCCCAGGTCGCGGATATCGCCAACGTCGACGTGCTGCCGCTCGTGCCCTGCTCGATGGGCGCGAGCCTCGTGGCCTCGCTCCACACCGACCTGTTCGTGACGCATTTCGGAGCCGGTCTCGCCAAGTATAAGTGGGTCGCCAACGCGCCCGGCTGCGTCATATCGAGCCGATCCGTGCTCAGCGGAAAGGACGATCTGCGCATCTACGACACCGAGATCTTTCGGGAGAACGTGTCGGCCTGTTTCTACATCCCCGCCGATCGGGTGACGGATCTCGACACCTCCAGCAACGCCCTTCATGTCCCCGGCAGCAGGGAGCGCGAGGATTTCGACCTCGACCTCGAAGAGTTCGCCCGCTTCGTCGAGGAGAACCTGCCGAGGAAGCGCGCCGCGCGCGCGCGCTGGCTCGACCGGCTGAACGTCTTCAAGACTCGCGCCGACACCGGCACGGCAAGGCTCTGATTGCTGGGACCATCACGGATGAGCGACCGGATCCTGATCACCGGCGGCGGCGGCTTCATCGGCTCGCACCTGAGCGAGCGCCTGCTGGAGCAGGGCCACGAGGTCCTCTGCGTCGACAATTTCTTCACGGGCAGGAAGAGCAACATCGCTCACCTGTTCGACAACCCGCGCTTCGAGCTCATTCGGCACGATGTCACGCATCCGCTCTTCGTCGAAGTGGATCGGATCTACAATCTTGCCTGCCCGGCCTCCCCGATCCATTACCAGTTCGATCCCGTCCAGACGACCAAGACCAGCGTGATGGGGGCCATCAACATGCTGGGGCTGGCGAAGCGGCTCCGCGTGCCGATCCTTCAGGCGTCGACCTCGGAGGTTTACGGAGATCCGCTCGTGCACCCGCAGCCCGAGGGGTACTGGGGGAACGTCAATCCGCTCGGGCCCCGGTCCTGCTACGACGAGGGCAAGCGCTGCGCCGAGACCCTGTTCTTCGACTATCACAGGCAGCATCGCGTCCCGATCAAGGTCGTGCGGATCTTCAACACCTACGGCCCGCGCATGCATCCCAGCGACGGGCGGGTCGTCTCCAACTTCGTCGTCCAGGCCCTGCGCGGCGCGCCGATCACGGTCTTCGGCGAAGGGCATCAAACCCGTTCGTTCTGCTACGTCGACGATCTGGTCCTGGGCCTCCAGGCGATGATGGCCACCGAGACGGCGATCACCGGTCCCGTCAATCTCGGCAATTCGGACGAGTTCACCATCCGACAGCTTGCCGAACTCGTCGTCGACTTGTCGGGCTCGCGTTCGAGGCTCGTTCACGCCCCGCTCCCGGTGGACGATCCGCGCCAGAGACGGCCCGACATCGCCCTGGCCGAGCAGCTCCTCGACTGGCGCCCGACCGTGCCGCTGCGGGAAGGGCTCATGAAAACCATCGCCTACTTCGAGAGGCTGCTGATCTCGGAGCAGATCAGGCCGGTCTGATCCGACCGGGGCACACTCGCGGGGCACACTCGCTGCCGGAGCGCGAGCAGGGCATCACCGAGGGCGCCGCGCCGGGTCAGGTCGTCGGGGCCGCCGGCATAGTCGCGGGCGGTGACGTCGTAGCCGCTGGCCTCGCCGGTGGCGCGCAGGCGCCGCGTGGACGCGAGGATGTCGCTGGCGCCCGACGGCCCGCCTCGAAGAGCCCGGCCGTGAGATGGACGCGCAGCGCCGCGCGGCGCCCGGGCGACCTGCTCGGTCCCGCCCTCGGACGATCCGTCCGGATGCCACCAGAGGGAGCCCGACAGCGCGACCACGTGGCCGAACCGCTCCGGATGCGCCAGCGCCACGGCCATGGCCGCGAGGCCGCCATGGCTCGGGCAAGCCGTCCGATCGGCCAGAGGCGACATCGGGCGCGAACCAAGTGCTTCCTCTCCGAGCTCCGGATCGAAATGATTTTCTTTCCCGCCTCAGAAATATGACAGCACATTTCCACAGATCCATGACATAAAATGATCTGAAATCTGGAGGCTCAGCATTTCTTCGGTATTCTCTCGACATGCCACGAGGGCGATCGAGAGTGTTTTGCGGATTCATTGCCGGTTTTATTAGGAATGATCTTCCACAGTAAAGAGTTATCGGTACATTCTCGGCGCTATCAGCGCGTGTATATTGAAGTTGTTATCGTAACTTTGGATCTGTGAGGCGGCGCGGCCCGCCGACTCGTCAGCACATCCCCGAAGGTATGACGTCCGAATGTCGAGAACCATCCGCTTCAACGCTTTCGACATGAACTGCGTCGGCCACCAGTCGCCGGGCCTGTGGGCCCATCCGCGTGATCGGTCGTGGCAGTACAAGGATCTCGAGTACTGGCAGGATCTTGCCCGGACGCTGGAGCGCGGGATCTTCGACGGGATCTTCATCGCCGACGTCGTCGGCTATTACGACGTCTACAAGGGCTCGAACTGGCACGCCCTGCATCAGGCCGCGCAGATCCCGGTCAACGATCCGCTCCAGCTCGCCGCGCCGATCGCGCTGGCCACCGAGCATCTCGGCATCGGCATCACGGCCTCGACCTCCTTCGAGCACCCCTACACCTTCGCGCGGCGCCTCTCGACCGCCGACCACCACACGAAGGGGCGGGTCGGCTGGAACATCGTCACGTCGTATCTCGAGAGCGGCGCCCGGAACCTCGGCCAGGAGGGCCTGAAGCGCCACGACAACCGCTACGAAGTCGCGGCCGAGTATGTCGAGGTGCTCTACAAGCTGTTCGAGGGCAGCTGGGAGGACGGGGCGGTCCTGCGCGATCGCGACCGGCGGATCTTCACCGATCCGGCCAAGGTCCACGAGATCGGGCATCGCGGCCGGCATTTCACGGTGCCGGGCTACCATCTGTGCGAGCCCTCGCCGCAGCGCACGCCGGTGCTCTATCAGGCGGGCGCCTCGGGGCCCGGCAAGGCCTTCGCGGCCGCCCATGCCGAGTGCGTGTTCGTCGCCGCGCCGCTGAAAGCCATGCTCAAGGCCTACGTGGCCGACGTGCGCGCCCAGGCCCGGGCCGCCGGCCGCTCGCCCCGGGACGTGCTGATCTACAACCTCACCACGATCATCGTCGCCGAGACCGACGCGGCCGCGCAGAGGAAGTTCGAGGAATACCAGTCCTACGCCTCGTATGACGGCGCGCTGGTGTTCATGTCGGGCTGGAGCGGCATCGATTTCGGCCAGTACGCGCCGACCGACCTCGTCCGGAAGGTCGAGACCAACGCCATCGTGTCGATGGTCGAGTACTTCTCGTCGTCCGAGAAGCCCTGGTCGATCGCGGAGCTCGCCCGCTGGGGCGGCATCGGCGGGATCGGACCGGTCTTCGTCGGCTCGCCCGCGACGGTCGCCGACATCCTCCAGGAATGGGTCGCCGACACCGACGTCGACGGCTTCAACCTCGCCTACGCGGTCACGCCGGAGAGTTTCGAGGATGCCGTGAACCTGCTGGTGCCGGAGCTGCAGCGGCGCGGCGTCTACCCGAAGGCTTACCGCCCCGGAACCTTGCGCGAGAAGCTGTTCGGCCGGGGGCCAACCCTGCCGGAGACTCATCCGGCCCACGGCTATCGCGACATCGAGGCGGTGAAGGCGCGCGCGTCGGCGCTCCGTCCCGCCGCCGCGGCCGAGTGAGGGCTGCCCGTGCCCGACACAATCCTCGAGCTCGCCGACGTCACGCTGGCCTTCAAGGGGATCACGGCGATCAACCGCCTGAGCCTCGCGGTCCGGCGCGGCGAGATCTGCGCGCTCATCGGGCCGAACGGGGCCGGCAAGAGCTCGCTCCTCAACATCCTCAACGGGGTGTACCGGCCGAGTTCGGGCCGCATCACCTTCGAGGACGCGGGCTTCGACAGGATCCGTCCGGGCGCGGCGGCCCGGCGCGGGATCGGACGCACCTTTCAGCACGGAGCGCTGTTCGGGCCGCTCACCGTGCTCGACAATGTGCTGGCGGGCCTCGCGCGCCGCAGCCGGACGACGCTCGTGGAGCACGCCTTCGGCCTGCCGCGCGAGGCCGCCGAAGCGCGCCGTTTCCGCGCGGCCGCAGAGGAAACCCTCGCGTTCCTCGAGCTCGCGCCTTACCGGGACCGGATCGTCGCGACGTTGCCCTACGGCCTCCAGAAGCGGGTGGATCTCGCCCGGGCGCTGGTCGCGCGACCGAAGCTGCTGCTCCTCGACGAGCCGATGGCCGGCATGAACGGCGCCGAGAAGGATGCGATGGCGCGCTCCATCGCGGCCGCGCGGGACACGCTCGGGCTGACAGTGGTGCTGATCGAGCACGACATCGGCGTGGTCTTGCGCCTGTCGGACCACATGGTGGTGCTCGATTACGGTCGGAAGGTCGGCGACGGGACGCCCGAGGCGGTGCGCACCGACCCGGCCGTGATCGCGGCCTATCTCGGCACGCCGCACTGAGGGCCGGCCGATGAGCTTCTTCGTCGAGACGCTCGCGGGCGGACTCTTGTCGGGCGTGATGTACGCCCTGGTGGCGATCGGCTTCGTGCTGATCTTCAAGGCCTCGGGCGTTTTCAACTACGCGCAGGGCGCGATGGTGCTGTGCGCCGCGCTGACCTTCGTCACCCTGACGGAGCGGGGCCTGCCCTACTGGCTCGCCGGGCTGACGACGCTGGCCATCATGGTGGGCCTCGCGGTCGCGGTGGAGCGCTTCGTGCTGCGGCCGCTGGTGAACCGCCCGCAGATCACGCTGTTCATGGCGACGCTGGGCCTGTCCTACGTGATCGAGGGCGGCGCGCAGCTCCTGATGGGCGCGAGCGTCCACGAACTCGACCTCGGCATCGCCGACCTGCCGGTCGAGCTCGGCCCGATCCAGCTCAGCCGCTTCGACCTCGTCGCGGCGGCGAGCGCCGGCGTCCTGGTGCTCGCCCTGTCGCTGTTCTTCGAGCGCACCCGGCTCGGCGTGTCGCTGCGCGCGGTGGCGGACGATCCGAAGGCCGCCCTGTCGATCGGCATCCGCCTGCCCGTCCTCTGGGCCGCGGTCTGGGCGGTGGCGGGCTTCGTCGCCCTCGTGGCGGGGCTGCTCTGGGGCGCCCGCCAGGGCGTGCAGTTCTCGCTCACCTTCGTGGTGCTGAAGGCCCTGCCGGTGCTGATCATCGGCGGGTTCACGTCGATCACCGGCGCGATCGTCGGCGGCCTGATCGTCGGCGCGGCGGACGCGCTGGCCGAGATCTACCTGGGGCCACTCCTCGGCGGCTCCGTCTCCACGTGGTTCGCCTACCTGCTCGCCGTCGCCTTCCTGCTGGTCCGCCCGGCGGGCCTCTACGGCGAGCGGGCCATCGAGAGGGTCTGACCCGATGCCGCCCGCACTCTCCGCCGCCGAACCCGCCCCGGGCCGGCGCCTCGCGCTGCCGACCCTGCCGGCGCGCTCCGCAGCGCTCGCCCTCCTGCTGGCGCTGGCCGCTCTCGGGATCCCCCCTTGTGGCGACCGACTACTGGTACAACGCGATCCTGATCCCGTTCCTGATCATGGCCCTGGCGGCGCTCGGCCTGAATCTGACCATGGGCGTCGCCGGTCAGGCCTCGCTCGGGACCGGCGCCTTCATGGCCGTGGGCGCCTACGCCACCTACAACCTGCTGCTGCGCCTGCCGCAGTTGCCCCTGCCGGCGAGCCTCGCGCTCGGCGGCCTGATCGCGGGCGCGGTCGGCCTCGTGGTCGGGCTGCCGTCGCTGCGGATCAAAGGCTTCTACCTCGTCGCGCCGACGCTCGCCGCCCAGTTCCTGATCGAGTGGATCTTCAATCAGGTCGGCTGGTTCTCGAA
This portion of the Methylobacterium sp. NMS14P genome encodes:
- a CDS encoding PAS domain-containing protein; translation: MQTAADLALRAAGYVGAWTADVSAGQSVLDEGTAALLAGDVALAGRPLPIEIALRCTHPDDRDWVFARIARVRETGGPVSAEYRVLTGGGEVRWVLDRGSLTPDPAGRMRGRGIIIDTTDSHRGPFLPAEPADLPADDPMVLAVDHLLQARAAIVAMGHQRLRQVSDLALFEVGRALAQRARA
- a CDS encoding UDP-glucuronic acid decarboxylase family protein; its protein translation is MSDRILITGGGGFIGSHLSERLLEQGHEVLCVDNFFTGRKSNIAHLFDNPRFELIRHDVTHPLFVEVDRIYNLACPASPIHYQFDPVQTTKTSVMGAINMLGLAKRLRVPILQASTSEVYGDPLVHPQPEGYWGNVNPLGPRSCYDEGKRCAETLFFDYHRQHRVPIKVVRIFNTYGPRMHPSDGRVVSNFVVQALRGAPITVFGEGHQTRSFCYVDDLVLGLQAMMATETAITGPVNLGNSDEFTIRQLAELVVDLSGSRSRLVHAPLPVDDPRQRRPDIALAEQLLDWRPTVPLREGLMKTIAYFERLLISEQIRPV
- a CDS encoding alpha/beta hydrolase-fold protein encodes the protein MSPLADRTACPSHGGLAAMAVALAHPERFGHVVALSGSLWWHPDGSSEGGTEQVARAPRGAARPSHGRALRGGPSGASDILASTRRLRATGEASGYDVTARDYAGGPDDLTRRGALGDALLALRQRVCPASVPRSDQTGLICSEISSLSK
- a CDS encoding LLM class flavin-dependent oxidoreductase — its product is MSRTIRFNAFDMNCVGHQSPGLWAHPRDRSWQYKDLEYWQDLARTLERGIFDGIFIADVVGYYDVYKGSNWHALHQAAQIPVNDPLQLAAPIALATEHLGIGITASTSFEHPYTFARRLSTADHHTKGRVGWNIVTSYLESGARNLGQEGLKRHDNRYEVAAEYVEVLYKLFEGSWEDGAVLRDRDRRIFTDPAKVHEIGHRGRHFTVPGYHLCEPSPQRTPVLYQAGASGPGKAFAAAHAECVFVAAPLKAMLKAYVADVRAQARAAGRSPRDVLIYNLTTIIVAETDAAAQRKFEEYQSYASYDGALVFMSGWSGIDFGQYAPTDLVRKVETNAIVSMVEYFSSSEKPWSIAELARWGGIGGIGPVFVGSPATVADILQEWVADTDVDGFNLAYAVTPESFEDAVNLLVPELQRRGVYPKAYRPGTLREKLFGRGPTLPETHPAHGYRDIEAVKARASALRPAAAAE
- a CDS encoding ABC transporter ATP-binding protein, with the translated sequence MPDTILELADVTLAFKGITAINRLSLAVRRGEICALIGPNGAGKSSLLNILNGVYRPSSGRITFEDAGFDRIRPGAAARRGIGRTFQHGALFGPLTVLDNVLAGLARRSRTTLVEHAFGLPREAAEARRFRAAAEETLAFLELAPYRDRIVATLPYGLQKRVDLARALVARPKLLLLDEPMAGMNGAEKDAMARSIAAARDTLGLTVVLIEHDIGVVLRLSDHMVVLDYGRKVGDGTPEAVRTDPAVIAAYLGTPH
- a CDS encoding branched-chain amino acid ABC transporter permease gives rise to the protein MSFFVETLAGGLLSGVMYALVAIGFVLIFKASGVFNYAQGAMVLCAALTFVTLTERGLPYWLAGLTTLAIMVGLAVAVERFVLRPLVNRPQITLFMATLGLSYVIEGGAQLLMGASVHELDLGIADLPVELGPIQLSRFDLVAAASAGVLVLALSLFFERTRLGVSLRAVADDPKAALSIGIRLPVLWAAVWAVAGFVALVAGLLWGARQGVQFSLTFVVLKALPVLIIGGFTSITGAIVGGLIVGAADALAEIYLGPLLGGSVSTWFAYLLAVAFLLVRPAGLYGERAIERV